Proteins from one Lachnospiraceae bacterium KGMB03038 genomic window:
- the ytvI gene encoding sporulation integral membrane protein YtvI codes for MDMEKRRRFIINFLYFAIILGVVFLFVKFLLPLLAPFVLGLLIAYALQRPTKFLARKTKVPRKLMAVLLVLVFYGTVGVLLALASVKAFSGVTQLIGELPSLVRLYVQPVVTQLFQELEQTVTRMDPTLLEAVNYLQDQLMQMLGELVSRISMGSMELISGFASSLPMLFLKLLLMVISTFFIAMDFDRLTDFCMRQLDAKGTELFQQVKQYIVGTLFVCIRSYALIMSITFGELLIGFTILDIDPALILALCIAIFDILPVLGTGGIMIPWAVITALLGDYTMALKLFILYIVITIIRNIIEPKIVGSQLGLHPVVTLASMFAGVQLAGVVGLFGFPIGLSLLKHLNNTGTIDIFKRPD; via the coding sequence ATAGATATGGAAAAACGAAGAAGATTTATTATTAATTTTTTATACTTTGCGATTATTTTGGGAGTGGTTTTCCTTTTTGTGAAATTTCTGCTCCCTTTGCTTGCACCTTTTGTGCTGGGCCTTTTGATTGCTTATGCCCTGCAGAGGCCGACAAAGTTTCTGGCAAGGAAAACAAAAGTCCCAAGGAAACTGATGGCGGTCCTTTTGGTATTGGTGTTCTATGGAACGGTAGGCGTGCTTCTGGCTTTGGCGAGTGTGAAGGCATTCTCCGGAGTGACGCAGTTGATCGGTGAGCTGCCGTCCCTGGTGCGTCTCTATGTGCAGCCTGTGGTCACCCAGTTGTTCCAGGAACTGGAACAGACGGTGACGAGGATGGACCCGACACTTTTAGAGGCTGTCAATTATCTGCAGGATCAATTAATGCAGATGCTGGGAGAGCTGGTTTCCAGAATATCCATGGGAAGTATGGAGCTTATCTCCGGTTTCGCCTCGTCCCTTCCAATGCTGTTTTTGAAACTGCTCCTGATGGTGATCTCCACATTCTTTATCGCTATGGACTTTGACCGTTTGACGGATTTTTGCATGCGTCAGTTAGATGCCAAAGGAACGGAGCTTTTCCAGCAGGTAAAACAATATATTGTGGGGACCTTGTTTGTCTGTATCCGTTCTTACGCGCTGATCATGTCGATTACCTTTGGAGAACTGCTGATCGGCTTTACGATTCTTGACATAGACCCGGCGCTGATCCTGGCGCTGTGCATCGCGATCTTTGATATTCTACCGGTTTTGGGAACGGGAGGCATCATGATCCCGTGGGCGGTGATCACTGCGCTTCTTGGAGATTATACAATGGCGCTCAAATTATTCATACTGTACATTGTGATTACGATCATCCGGAATATCATCGAGCCGAAAATTGTAGGAAGCCAGCTGGGCCTCCATCCGGTCGTGACGCTGGCCAGCATGTTTGCCGGTGTCCAGCTTGCGGGAGTGGTCGGACTCTTTGGCTTCCCCATCGGTTTATCTCTTCTGAAACATTTGAATAATACAGGGACGATCGATATTTTTAAGCGTCCAGATTGA
- a CDS encoding regulator — translation MEKITTDKIAKSNGPYSQGYTHNGFFFCAGQIGVEPSTGELHVHTIEEQTDRACRNVGIMLEAAGTSFEKVIKANCFIADMDDFDAFNQVYARYFVSKPARTCVAVKTLPKHALCEIEVIAAV, via the coding sequence ATGGAAAAAATCACAACAGATAAAATCGCGAAATCAAACGGACCGTATTCACAGGGATATACCCACAACGGGTTCTTCTTCTGCGCCGGACAGATCGGAGTCGAACCTTCCACCGGCGAGCTCCATGTACACACGATCGAGGAACAGACCGACCGGGCCTGCCGCAATGTAGGCATCATGCTGGAAGCGGCCGGAACATCTTTCGAAAAAGTCATCAAAGCCAATTGCTTTATCGCAGATATGGACGATTTCGACGCATTCAACCAGGTCTACGCCCGCTACTTTGTGTCCAAACCAGCCAGGACCTGCGTGGCGGTCAAAACCCTTCCCAAACACGCGCTCTGTGAGATCGAAGTCATTGCGGCCGTTTAA
- a CDS encoding phosphoglycerate dehydrogenase, giving the protein MKILIVGYYTEDTVSRIRQVFPEDWEITAVQPGEEGEHVADADVLIPEHIQVNEALLEKASKLKLVQTGAGYDNVDIEACTRHGVKAANAAGVNADAVAEHTFAMILGYYKNLPFLDAFMKQGEDEKQLYYNGAELRGKTIGIIGLGAIGKRVAAYCSAMGIHVLGYDPFVKECAEYVRPVKLEELIRESDIITVHVYLNDETRHMFRKESFKKMKDTALLVNTARGGIICQPDLIEALKTGQIGGACLDVFEEEPLPLDSELRKLPNVILTPHTAGMPDGLKFHKTRYEFFRRNIEAVMAGKEVKSKLN; this is encoded by the coding sequence ATGAAAATACTGATCGTAGGATATTATACAGAAGATACCGTTTCCCGGATCCGGCAGGTATTCCCGGAAGACTGGGAGATCACGGCGGTACAGCCGGGAGAGGAAGGGGAACACGTGGCGGATGCGGACGTACTGATCCCGGAGCATATCCAGGTAAATGAGGCTCTGCTTGAGAAAGCGTCCAAGCTGAAGCTGGTGCAGACCGGAGCAGGGTATGACAATGTGGATATCGAAGCCTGTACCAGACATGGGGTCAAGGCGGCTAACGCCGCCGGCGTCAACGCGGACGCTGTGGCAGAGCACACATTTGCCATGATCTTAGGGTATTACAAGAATCTGCCTTTCCTTGACGCGTTTATGAAGCAGGGAGAGGACGAGAAACAACTCTACTATAACGGAGCGGAGCTGCGGGGGAAAACCATTGGTATCATCGGTCTTGGCGCCATCGGGAAAAGAGTGGCGGCCTACTGCAGCGCAATGGGCATTCACGTGCTGGGATATGATCCATTCGTAAAAGAGTGCGCGGAGTATGTGCGCCCGGTGAAGCTGGAAGAACTTATCCGAGAGTCCGACATCATTACGGTGCATGTCTATCTGAATGACGAGACCCGGCATATGTTCCGGAAAGAGAGTTTTAAGAAGATGAAAGATACGGCTCTTCTGGTCAATACAGCCAGAGGCGGCATCATCTGCCAGCCGGATCTGATCGAAGCGCTGAAGACAGGACAGATCGGCGGCGCCTGCCTGGATGTGTTTGAGGAAGAACCTCTGCCCTTGGACAGCGAACTGCGGAAACTGCCAAACGTAATCCTGACGCCTCATACAGCCGGGATGCCGGATGGATTAAAATTCCATAAGACAAGATATGAATTCTTCCGCAGGAATATCGAGGCTGTAATGGCGGGGAAAGAAGTTAAAAGCAAATTGAATTAA
- a CDS encoding sugar phosphate isomerase/epimerase, whose protein sequence is MQKSWESYIDVGIVLPKLFSGIADDKDRFFEGLMTILADPFFTVVEVSYTPEDEIVEMTREYARLAGAQVVFNGGDAVRRLGMDLSSLDEEKRKASVESGKRLIDQCYQENARIMHVVTGKYTTEEEKDAMLEAFERSLMELCEYARQAAADQEYTLVVSVETGDRYFDRHYLLGPTNEAVAIVRRVKEKYENVGILLDQSHFPVMREDSHKALWQAKDYLSHVHIGNSYVKDMEKPYFGDKHLPFGVPDSEVDAEELARFLTTLGKTGFFSRPGATRKPLVSFEVGPFGDEPEELVIANIKRVFFEAWEKMTWKEQE, encoded by the coding sequence ATGCAGAAAAGCTGGGAATCATACATTGATGTGGGCATCGTACTTCCCAAATTATTCTCTGGGATCGCAGATGATAAGGATCGGTTTTTTGAGGGACTGATGACGATTCTTGCGGACCCCTTCTTCACAGTGGTGGAAGTCTCCTATACACCGGAGGATGAGATCGTCGAAATGACGAGAGAGTATGCCCGTCTGGCAGGCGCTCAGGTTGTATTCAATGGAGGGGACGCGGTAAGGCGTCTTGGAATGGACCTGAGCAGCCTGGATGAAGAGAAGCGCAAGGCTTCTGTGGAATCCGGGAAACGGCTGATCGACCAGTGTTATCAGGAGAATGCCCGGATCATGCATGTGGTGACAGGAAAATACACCACGGAAGAAGAAAAGGACGCTATGCTGGAGGCCTTTGAGCGCTCGCTTATGGAGCTTTGCGAGTACGCCCGGCAGGCCGCCGCGGATCAGGAGTATACTCTGGTAGTTTCTGTAGAGACGGGAGACCGGTACTTTGACCGTCATTATCTCCTTGGCCCTACCAATGAAGCCGTGGCCATTGTAAGAAGAGTGAAAGAAAAATATGAAAATGTAGGAATCCTGCTGGACCAGAGCCATTTCCCGGTGATGCGGGAGGATTCTCACAAAGCGCTGTGGCAGGCAAAGGACTATCTGAGCCATGTCCACATTGGCAATTCTTATGTGAAAGACATGGAGAAACCATACTTTGGAGATAAACACCTGCCCTTTGGGGTGCCGGATTCTGAGGTGGACGCAGAAGAACTGGCAAGATTTTTGACCACCCTTGGGAAGACCGGATTCTTTTCCAGACCTGGGGCTACCAGGAAACCATTGGTTTCCTTTGAAGTCGGTCCCTTTGGCGATGAGCCGGAGGAACTGGTGATCGCCAACATCAAACGGGTATTTTTTGAGGCCTGGGAGAAAATGACCTGGAAGGAGCAAGAATAG
- a CDS encoding HAD family hydrolase, whose product MNQQIKLAVFDLAGTTVKDDNAVRDCLYKAAVQYDLKATPDEIANLMGTNKIHLYQFLIAKSQGRIMDFRGFEEDIFEDTYELAKKIYDCYVEIMIDYYRHDCQEIEGSSKVFEWCHKNGIKVATDTGFHSDVNQAIFDCLGWVRDGLVDCAVDLDMVPEGKGRPAPFMLYHAMQELNIQNVRSVIKIGDTPADMLEGYNAGCRAVIGVTSGSTPISAWGKYWHTHVIESVRDLPALIEEGYIV is encoded by the coding sequence ATGAATCAACAGATCAAACTGGCAGTATTTGACCTGGCAGGAACAACAGTAAAGGACGATAACGCAGTCAGGGACTGCTTGTATAAAGCGGCGGTACAATATGATCTTAAGGCGACACCGGACGAGATCGCCAATCTGATGGGAACCAACAAGATCCACCTGTATCAGTTCCTGATCGCGAAGAGCCAGGGAAGGATCATGGATTTCCGAGGATTTGAGGAAGACATTTTTGAAGATACCTATGAGCTGGCAAAGAAGATCTATGACTGTTATGTAGAGATCATGATCGACTACTACCGGCATGACTGTCAGGAAATCGAGGGATCTTCAAAAGTATTTGAATGGTGCCATAAAAATGGTATTAAAGTTGCTACAGATACAGGTTTTCATTCCGATGTCAATCAGGCGATCTTCGACTGCCTGGGATGGGTAAGAGACGGTCTGGTTGACTGCGCGGTGGACTTAGATATGGTTCCGGAAGGAAAAGGACGCCCGGCTCCCTTCATGCTGTATCACGCGATGCAGGAGCTGAATATCCAGAACGTGAGAAGCGTCATCAAGATCGGAGACACTCCCGCGGATATGCTGGAAGGCTATAACGCAGGCTGCCGCGCGGTCATTGGCGTGACATCCGGCTCTACCCCGATCAGCGCCTGGGGAAAATACTGGCATACTCATGTGATCGAGAGCGTCCGGGATCTGCCGGCTCTTATCGAAGAAGGGTATATCGTATAA
- a CDS encoding alkaline phosphatase family protein translates to MKNQVILVSLDGMPAKVFENAWKYHGSDIHVQELWTVYPSITVPAHVSILTGKTPEEHGIMENLVMEGPGFQQVSLYHPTVEEAKRIMPEDTIVHEFDAEGLKCGSINWPLGDGLPGVNHSEDLTTHEEASGVQAAYEKDMRALELLKQEMEQGDKDFIAAHFEEYDGAAHIYGVENERTAQACDHMIAYVEELIRTAKTCGIEKLIFFSDHGMLDKKENFFPNIYARDHGYETEIDEGKIHFLSDGSGCMQFFSQLPEERNKAVAACLEKSGKIEKIHWLDKESLDAEENKKGSLQRPRAILEMAAGSCSEDIMERAEEKYHDMKGLHGYDPEHVREMNGFFLAYDPGKRLSLDGGKRKITDIPAMIRTLVMEGRTNV, encoded by the coding sequence ATGAAAAATCAAGTGATATTGGTATCCCTGGACGGGATGCCGGCAAAGGTTTTTGAGAATGCCTGGAAATATCACGGTTCTGACATCCATGTGCAGGAGCTTTGGACGGTATATCCGTCCATCACAGTTCCTGCACATGTGAGTATATTGACCGGAAAAACTCCAGAAGAACACGGGATCATGGAGAATCTGGTAATGGAGGGACCGGGATTCCAGCAGGTATCTCTTTATCATCCTACAGTAGAAGAGGCAAAGCGGATCATGCCGGAAGATACGATCGTCCATGAATTTGACGCGGAAGGATTAAAATGCGGAAGTATCAACTGGCCTTTGGGAGACGGGCTTCCGGGAGTAAATCACAGTGAAGACCTGACGACCCACGAAGAGGCTTCCGGCGTCCAAGCCGCGTATGAGAAAGATATGCGGGCTCTGGAATTGTTAAAGCAGGAGATGGAGCAGGGAGATAAGGATTTTATCGCGGCCCATTTTGAAGAGTATGATGGAGCGGCCCATATTTATGGTGTAGAAAATGAGCGGACCGCCCAAGCCTGCGATCACATGATCGCCTATGTAGAAGAGCTGATCCGGACGGCCAAGACCTGCGGCATTGAGAAGCTGATCTTTTTCTCAGACCATGGAATGCTGGATAAGAAGGAAAATTTCTTCCCCAATATCTACGCGAGAGATCACGGATATGAGACGGAGATCGATGAGGGCAAGATCCATTTCCTAAGCGACGGCAGCGGCTGCATGCAGTTTTTCAGCCAGCTTCCGGAAGAAAGAAATAAGGCTGTGGCAGCTTGTCTGGAAAAGAGCGGAAAGATCGAGAAGATCCATTGGCTTGACAAAGAAAGCCTGGATGCTGAGGAAAATAAAAAGGGAAGCTTACAGCGCCCCAGGGCTATCCTGGAGATGGCGGCTGGCTCCTGCTCTGAGGACATTATGGAGCGCGCGGAAGAAAAGTACCATGATATGAAAGGGCTCCATGGGTATGATCCGGAGCATGTAAGAGAAATGAACGGCTTTTTCCTGGCCTACGATCCGGGGAAGCGGCTTTCATTAGACGGCGGGAAACGAAAGATCACAGATATCCCGGCGATGATAAGAACTTTAGTAATGGAAGGAAGGACAAACGTATGA